In the Candidatus Dechloromonas phosphoritropha genome, CGCGTGGTGCAGTACAAGGATCGGATCAAGCTGTCCTTGCCTACGTCGTGTCCGATGAAGGGGTGCTGGCGCGGGTGACCGAGTTGCTTTACCTCGTCCCGCGCCCGCCGGCACCGGCCTGATCGACTCGGCGACGCCGTCTCATGCTACCGACTCGAATCCGCTTGAGCGGAGGTCAGGTCTCGCCAGCGCTCTGTCCAGGGATCGATGGCGGCAGGGTGTGATGCCCAAAAGTTGGGGTATTTGGCCGATCGTGGCGGGTTGGCAGCAAAATTCGCAGCAAGCTGACTCGCATCACGGCTGGAATGGCACGACATTGACATCGCGCGGCGGGTTTATGAAACATCCGGGCTAAGTTAAGGCTGTCCAGCATGTCCAGCGCTAGCATTATCGCTGCAAGAATGGACGCAATACGTCCTTAACTTAGTGCCATTCGGGAGAGACCACGGTTTTCATCAGCTATTTACCGCTTCGGCATGCAACTTCAAGCCCAGCGCGCTTACGACCTTGAGAATCGTGTCGAATCCGGGGCTACGATCTCCTGAAAGTGCCTTGTAAAGACTTTCGCGAGATAAACCAGCATCACGCGCTACCTGTGAGATGCCTTTGGCGCGAGCAATATCGCCCAGCGTCTTGGCAATA is a window encoding:
- a CDS encoding putative addiction module antidote protein, yielding MTKTTTARCDVAEHLRIPEEMAAYLEACLEEANGDAAFIAKTLGDIARAKGISQVARDAGLSRESLYKALSGDRSPGFDTILKVVSALGLKLHAEAVNS